A genomic window from Triticum urartu cultivar G1812 chromosome 7, Tu2.1, whole genome shotgun sequence includes:
- the LOC125519511 gene encoding BTB/POZ and MATH domain-containing protein 2-like, whose product MKAHIKFSFVDATDKQELARIHGSKILELRGECTDAFKYIERAVLDKHLKNDSFTIRCDVVVLNRTWDTAFITVPPFNMQQNFTDFLQAGEGTDVVFHVSHKTFTTHMCILAARSTVFRAAIFGPMKEGTSTTATVHIDDMDATVFKAMLGFIYSDSFPVIVADENEGALLQHLLLAADRYNLPTLRAMCEKKLREHIDVSTVTSILGLAEQHGCDGLKKACCKFLRCPDNLRAVVSTNGFDDFCRSCPTLMKDMILGILPAK is encoded by the coding sequence ATGAAGGCGCACATCAAGTTTAGCTTCGTTGACGCGACTGACAAGCAAGAGCTGGCACGTATCCATGGTAGCAAAATACTAGAGCTACGAGGCGAGTGCACTGATGCGTTTAAGTACATCGAGAGGGCAGTCTTGGACAAACATCTCAAGAACGACAGTTTCACCATCCGGTGCGACGTCGTGGTCCTAAATCGAACATGGGACACCGCATTCATTACAGTGCCACCTTTCAACATGCAACAGAACTTCACCGACTTTCTCCAGGCTGGGGAGGGCACCGACGTGGTCTTCCATGTGAGCCACAAGACATTCACCACTCATATGTGTATTCTCGCGGCCCGGTCTACGGTCTTTAGGGCAGCTATCTTTGGCCCCATGAAGGAAGGTACGTCCACGACCGCCACCGTGCATATAGATGATATGGATGCTACGGTATTCAAGGCCATGCTTGGGTTCATCTACAGTGACTCATTTCCAGTGATCGTCGCGGATGAAAATGAGGGCGCCCTGCTGCAGCACTTGCTCCTCGCGGCAGACAGGTACAACCTCCCAACACTTCGGGCGATGTGCGAGAAGAAGCTTCGTGAGCACATAGACGTGAGCACGGTGACCTCCATACTAGGGCTTGCCGAGCAGCATGGCTGTGACGGGCTGAAGAAGGCGTGTTGCAAGTTCCTCCGGTGTCCGGACAACCTGAGGGCAGTGGTGTCCACGAATGGCTTTGATGATTTCTGCAGGAGCTGCCCCACTCTTATGAAGGACATGATCCTTGGCATTCTACCGGCAAAGTAG